A portion of the Luxibacter massiliensis genome contains these proteins:
- the mobV gene encoding MobV family relaxase, whose translation MAQHAILRFEKHKGNPARPLEAHHERQKEQYASNPDIDTSRSKYNFHIVKPEGRYYHFIQSRIEQAGCRTRKDSTRFVDTLITASPEFFKGKSPKEIQAFFQRAADFLIGRVGRENIVSAVVHMDEKTPHLHLTFVPLTKDNRLCAKEIIGNRANLTKWQDDFHAYMVVKYPDLERGESASKTGRKHIPTRLFKQAVSLSKQARAIEAALDGINPLNAGKKKEEALFMLKKWFPQMENFSGQLKKYKVTINDLLEENKKLEARAKASEQGKMKDRMERATLESELHNLRNFVDRIPPEVLAQVKRQQRHTVKER comes from the coding sequence ATGGCACAACACGCAATTTTGCGGTTTGAGAAGCACAAGGGCAACCCGGCAAGGCCGCTGGAAGCCCATCACGAAAGGCAGAAAGAACAATACGCCAGTAACCCCGACATTGACACAAGCCGGAGCAAATACAATTTCCATATCGTCAAGCCGGAGGGACGCTATTACCACTTCATTCAGAGCCGTATCGAGCAGGCCGGATGCCGAACCCGCAAGGACAGCACACGGTTTGTCGATACGCTGATAACCGCCAGCCCGGAGTTTTTCAAGGGGAAATCTCCAAAGGAGATACAGGCGTTCTTCCAAAGGGCGGCAGATTTCCTCATTGGCCGGGTAGGACGGGAAAATATCGTGTCGGCGGTGGTACACATGGACGAGAAAACGCCCCACCTGCATTTGACCTTTGTTCCGCTGACAAAGGACAACCGCCTGTGTGCAAAGGAGATTATCGGCAACCGGGCAAACCTGACGAAGTGGCAGGACGATTTTCACGCCTATATGGTGGTGAAATATCCCGACTTGGAGCGTGGGGAGAGTGCCAGCAAGACAGGCCGGAAGCATATCCCCACCCGGCTTTTCAAACAGGCGGTTTCCCTCTCCAAACAGGCCAGAGCCATTGAAGCCGCCCTTGACGGCATTAACCCGCTGAACGCCGGAAAGAAAAAAGAGGAAGCCCTCTTCATGCTGAAAAAGTGGTTCCCGCAGATGGAGAACTTCTCCGGGCAGTTGAAAAAGTACAAGGTCACAATCAATGACCTGCTGGAAGAAAACAAAAAGCTGGAAGCAAGGGCAAAGGCCAGTGAGCAAGGCAAGATGAAAGACCGCATGGAACGGGCAACGCTGGAAAGCGAATTACACAATCTCCGCAATTTCGTTGACCGTATCCCGCCGGAAGTGCTGGCGCAGGTGAAACGGCAACAGCGGCACACAGTAAAGGAAAGGTGA
- a CDS encoding recombinase family protein, giving the protein MLQSNKITALYCRLSQEDMQAGESGSIQHQKMILQRYADEHHFLNTKFFVDDGFSGVSFEREGLQAMLQEVEAGRVATVITKDLSRLGRNYLKTGELIEIVFPENGVRYIAINDGVDTAREDNEFTPLRNWFNEFYARDTSKKIRAVKQAQAQKGERVNGEYPYGYIPDPNNRHHLIPDPETAPIVKQVFAMFVSGVRMCEIQKWLAENKVLTIGALRYQRTGQARYQRAMIAPYTWPDKTLYDILARQEYLGHTITAKTHKVSYKSKKTRKNEEEQRYFFPNTHEPLVDEETFELAQKRIATRHRPTKAAEIDIFSGLLFCAGCRHKMYYQQGVNIEPRKFSYSCGAWRNRARTGSECTSHYIRKNVLLDLVLEDMRRVLRYVKEHEQDFICKATEYGDMEARKALAQQQKELFKAQARMTELDTLFRKLYEDNALGRLTDERFVFLTSGYEDEKKSLAARIDELQQQIATVTERKRDISRFIQIVGKYSDIQELTYENVHEFIDRILIHELDRETNTRKIEIHYSFVGQVDTEQEPTQVVNHDRRNMVDVKSIAI; this is encoded by the coding sequence AGAAAGCGGAAGCATACAGCACCAAAAAATGATACTTCAACGCTATGCGGACGAACACCATTTTTTGAACACAAAGTTTTTTGTGGACGACGGATTTTCCGGCGTGAGTTTTGAGCGCGAGGGGCTGCAAGCGATGTTGCAGGAAGTGGAAGCCGGACGAGTGGCGACGGTCATTACCAAAGACCTTTCCCGTCTTGGCAGAAACTATCTGAAAACGGGCGAACTCATAGAGATTGTATTTCCCGAAAACGGAGTACGCTATATCGCGATCAACGACGGAGTTGACACAGCGCGGGAGGATAACGAGTTTACCCCCTTGCGGAACTGGTTTAACGAGTTTTACGCCCGCGACACAAGCAAGAAAATCCGCGCAGTTAAACAGGCACAGGCGCAAAAAGGCGAGCGCGTCAACGGGGAATATCCATACGGCTATATCCCAGACCCGAACAACCGCCACCACCTTATACCCGACCCGGAAACCGCGCCGATTGTCAAACAGGTTTTCGCTATGTTTGTTAGCGGCGTGCGTATGTGCGAAATCCAAAAATGGCTTGCGGAAAACAAAGTCTTGACGATTGGAGCGTTGCGCTATCAGCGTACAGGACAGGCGCGGTATCAGCGGGCAATGATCGCCCCCTATACTTGGCCGGACAAAACGCTCTATGACATATTAGCAAGGCAGGAATATTTAGGGCATACCATAACCGCGAAAACTCACAAGGTATCCTACAAGTCGAAAAAGACCCGGAAGAACGAAGAAGAACAACGCTATTTCTTCCCAAACACCCATGAGCCGCTTGTTGACGAGGAAACCTTTGAACTTGCGCAAAAGCGGATTGCTACCCGCCACCGCCCGACAAAAGCAGCGGAGATTGATATTTTTTCCGGCTTGCTGTTTTGCGCTGGTTGCAGACATAAGATGTATTACCAACAGGGCGTAAATATCGAGCCGCGCAAGTTTTCCTATTCTTGCGGCGCATGGCGCAACAGGGCAAGGACAGGCAGCGAGTGTACCTCTCATTATATCCGCAAAAACGTACTTCTTGATTTAGTGCTGGAAGATATGCGGCGGGTTTTGCGGTATGTTAAGGAACACGAACAGGACTTTATCTGTAAAGCTACCGAGTACGGCGACATGGAAGCGAGAAAGGCATTAGCGCAGCAGCAAAAGGAACTTTTCAAAGCACAGGCGCGTATGACCGAACTTGACACGCTTTTCCGCAAGCTGTATGAGGACAACGCATTAGGCAGACTGACAGATGAACGGTTTGTGTTTCTAACTTCCGGCTATGAGGACGAAAAGAAATCCCTTGCCGCAAGGATAGACGAGTTACAACAGCAGATCGCAACCGTTACCGAGCGAAAAAGGGATATATCAAGGTTTATTCAGATTGTCGGGAAATACAGCGACATACAGGAATTGACCTATGAAAACGTCCATGAGTTTATCGACCGTATTTTGATACATGAATTAGACCGGGAAACCAACACCCGGAAAATCGAAATCCATTATAGCTTTGTCGGACAGGTTGATACCGAGCAGGAGCCGACGCAAGTTGTCAACCATGACCGCCGCAACATGGTAGATGTAAAAAGTATCGCTATCTAA